From Paraburkholderia sprentiae WSM5005:
ACGCTCGCGATGTATTCGTACGACAGCCCGTGAAAGCCGTAGCGCCGCACGCCGCGCCCGGTAATCGACGCGGGCAGCGCGTAGGCCTGCGCGGTCTCGGTCTGCGTGCGATGAAACGTGGTGTCAAAGCACGCGACCTGTGCAAGCTCGGGACGCAACTGCGCGAGGATGCGAATCGGTTTCAGGTTGTGCGGCTGATGGAGCGGCGCGAGCGGGCTCAGGCTCTCCAGCTCGTCGAGCACGTCGGAGGTCACGACGACGGGCCCGGCAAAGTGCTGCCCGCCGTGCACGACGCGATGCCCGACCGCCTTGAGCTGCTCGCCGCCGCCGTGGTCGCGCAAAAAGCCGCCCAGATATTCGATCGCGCCTTGATGACCGAGCCGGTAGCCATCGCCCCATTCGTGCGAGCTGACCTCGCCGTCGCGATCTGTCGCGCGAAACCGCGGGCTCGTGTAGAGCGCTTCGATCTGGCCGCGCAGAATCAGTTCGAGTTGCGCGTATTGCGCGTCGAAGGCGCTGAACTTGAGGCTCGACGACCCCGCGTTCAATACGAGGATCACATCCGCCATGGCGTCACCCCAGCACCTTGCCGGCCTCGCGCCGCGCCTTCGCCACCAGCGCAGCCACCGCGCACGACGCGAGACGCGTCGTCAGGGAGTCCGCGCGGCTCGTCAGAATGATCGGCACGCGCGCGCCGAGCACGATGCCCGCCGCGTCCGCGCCGGCGAGAAACGACAGGCTCTTCGCGAGCATGTTGCCCGCTTCGAGGTCCGGCACCATCAAGACATTGGCGCGTCCGGCAACCCGCGACTCGATGCGTTTGATGCGCATGGCCTCGATGCTGATCGCGTTGTCGAGCGCGAGCGGACCGTCGACGAGCGCGCCGCTAATCTGGCCGCGATCCACCATCTTGCACAGCGCCGCCGCTTCCACCGTCGATGGAATCTTCGGATTGACGCTCTCGGTCGCGGACAGGATCGCGACGCGCACTTCGTCCAGCTTCAGCGCGTGCCCGAGGTCGATCGCGTTCTGCAGGATGTCGACCTTCTCTTCGAGCGTCGGCGCGATGTTGATCGCGGCGTCGGTGATGATCAGCGCGTTCTCGTAAGCGGGCACGTCCATCACGAAGCAATGGCTGACGCGCCGCCCGGTGCGCAGGCCCCCCTCGCGGCGAATCACCTCGGCCATCAGCTCGTCCGTATGCAGGCTGCCTTTCATCAGGGCCTCCGCCTTGCCTTCGCGCACCAGTTGCACGGCCATGGCGGCAGCGGCATGGCTATGCGGCGCATCGACGATCGTGAAGTCCGATATGTCGATACCGTGCTCCGCGGCAATCGCTTCGATGCGCGCGCGCGGCCCGACCAGCAGCGGCGCGATCAGTCGCATCCCGGCCGCTTCGACCGCGCCGTTCAGCGAACTCAGGTCGCATGGATGCGCGACCGCGGTCGGCAACGGCGGCAGGGTCTGGCTGAATGCGATCAAACGCTGGTACTTCGCGTGCTTTTCCATCAGCGTATTCCTCGTCTTTACCGCGCGTTGGGTTCGCGCCGCTCGCTCACGCGCGAGTTCGGTCGGGCAAACGCGCGTCGCGTTTGCGGCTCACGCGCGGACCCAGCACCGCGCGGATGCGTTGGTACGCCTCCTTTTGCGCGGCGTCGGGCGCGGAGTTCAACACGCGCTCGTCGCTCACCAGCTTGTCGAGCAGCTGCACAAAGCGCTCCCGGTCCTCGCGGTGGGAAAGCAGCTTTGGCAGGGTGGCAATCGCCTCGTCCGGCTCGCAGCTGACGATGATTTCCTGTTCGCCCCGGATGCGCCGCCAGTGATCGGGACTGATGTCGGGCAGGTACGCCGCATAGCTTTCGGCGAGCTCCTTGCGCAGCTCGAAGCGCGCGAGCGGCAACGATGCGCCCCTTCGCGACAACAGGAAGGCCGCGCGCGCGAGCGCCTCCGTGTAGCCGCCGTCGCCGATCGCCCGCAGCGCCGTGCGCACGAACGGCAGCTCGCGCGGATCGATCGCGCCGGCTTGCGCGGGCGCACTATCCGCGGACGGCTTGCTGAGATACGTCGCATACAGATTCGCGTACACGCTGAAGAAGCTGGCCTCGGTCGCCGCGTCGCGCATCGCGCGGTAATAGTCGAGCGACGCGCTGATCATTTGCGAGCCGTTGTGTTCGAGCTTGCTCCACGGGTTGTCCGCGCCGGCCCGCTGGCGATTGTCGCGAACGGATTGTGCGGCCGCCGGCAACCAGCCAAGCCACGGGTTCATCGCGGACACGGCCCAGCGCTGCCAGCGCAGCGGATGGAACTGGCGCAGCATGCGGGCGCTCGTTTCGTTCGACATTGCCTGCACGAACGGCTGCGCGAGCAGTTCGTACATGCGCTGATTCAGATTGGACACCGCGGCGACTGCTTCGAACGGCTTTTCGTCGATGCGGCCGAAGCGGTTCAGACGCGCGGCTATCTCCTCGAGCCGCCGCTCATGAAATTCGACTGCGTATTCGATCTCGCCGGCCGCGTTCGTGGCCTCGCTGATGGTCATGCCGTAAAGGCCCGGCGGAAAGGTTTCGATGGTCTCGAGCACGGAGACGATCTGCTTGTGCTCCTTCTTCGCGACTTTCCCGGATACGAAGATGCCCAGATGCCCGATGCTTTCGTGCATCAGACCGACGATCACCTGGCCGCGTGACTTGATCTCCTCGGTGCTGCCATACAGGTCCGCCACCCAGTTGAACGCCTGTTGAGGCGGCGTGATGTTGTCGCCCATCGACGCGAACAGGATGATCGGCGAGCGGATTTCACGCAGATCGAAAGTCTGGCCGCTGCCGTTCGTCACCCCGCCCGACCACAGCTTGTTGCCGACGAACAGATTGCGCGTGATCCATTCGATCTCCTCGCGATTCATCAGGTAGTAGCTGCCCCACCAGCGCTCGAATTCCAGAAAGCGGGGCGGCTCGGTGTCGATGTTCGAGAACAGGTGGTAGTACTTGTCCCAGAACGTGTTGGCGGGGTTCAGGTTTTCGAAGTTCTGAACCAGATACGCGCCGTCGAACTTGCCGTTGCCGAGATCCGCCGCGTACGACGCGAGCCACGCGCCGCCCAACATGCCGCCCGCGTAGCGCATTGGATTGTCACCCTCGCCTTCGCTCCAGGCCGCGCTCCAGTACGACATCGGCGCACCGTTGATGACGATCGGACCCGTCTCGTCGGGGTCCGAGCTGGCGAGCATCATCGCCGCCCAGCCGCCCTGGCAATTGCCGATGATCGCCGGCTTCTGACTGTCGGGATGCAACGCGCGCACCTTGCGCACGAATCGCTGCTCGGCGATGCACACGTCGAGCAGGGTCTGACCGGGCTCGGGGTCGCGAAAGAACACCACGAAGTAGACCGGGTGGCCGGCGCGCAGCGCGACGCCCGCCTGCGAATCGTCCTTGAAGCCGCCGATACCGGGACCGTGTCCCGCGCGCGGATCGATGATCACGTACGGGCGTTTGCGCACGTCGACGCTCACGCCGTCGAGCGGACGCAGTTGCAGCAGCGCATAGTTGACGGGCCGCTCGAAGCTGCGGCCGTCCAGCACCATGTCGTAGTCGAAATGCAGCACCGGCGTCGGACCGCTAACGCTGCGTTCGACGAACTCGTTGCCGCGCCGATACAGCGTGTCCCAGAACAGCAGCGAGCGCTGTGTGGCATCGACCATGTATTGCCATGCACTCAGCGGATCGAACGGCGCGGGCATCGCGCTTGCGCTCGGGGCGCCGTCGTGATCGGCCCCCAGCGTTTCGGCGACTCGTTCGTTCAGACGCCGCTGGGCGACTTGCGTGCGCTTTTGCAGCACGTGGGTGATTTTTGAGGCAATGTGCTGGCTTTGTGACAGCAGCGTTTCAGCGTCCATCGGAAGACTCCTGAAAGGTGCGCGACGTGATCGCTGCCAGGGCGCGCGCCGTGCATCGATCGAATCGTGGAGTGAGCCCCGGCTTCTGGCAATCGGACCAAGGTCTTATGCATAGCGCGACCCGTCATTGCGCCGGGCTCGCCTGCACCGCGGCGGCGATATCGCGGCTCACCGAGGCGAGCGCGCGATCATGCGCAGCGATGACCGGCTCGAAGCCGGGACCGGACACGTTCTCGCGCGCGACCGAGCGGCCGGTGACGGCACGGCCGTTGCCTGGCGGGCGCACGGCCCATAGCACGTCGACCGTGACGTCGCGCCCCGGCACGGACTCGAAGCGCATCACGTCGATCCGCACGCGCCAGACGACGGCAGGATCGTGTACCGCATCGAACACCGAAATCCGCTGCGAATTCAGCAGCGCGCCGAGGTCGGCCGCGATCGCGCGGCCGATGCCGCCGTTCAGCGGCTGCGCCCAGCGTTCGAATTCGTTGAGCTCGACCTCGTTGTTGCCGATCCGCGTGACGATCTGCGGCCGGTCCACCACGTCGGGTATCGTGATCGGACCGATCACCACCGCGATGGGCCGGCTCGCGCCGGTGCTGGTCAGCGACCCGTCGGGGCTCAGCGTGTAGAAGTTGGTCGTCGGCGACTTGCAGGCGCCGAGCAAAGCGCCGACGAGCGCGAGAATCAGACAGGCCGTATATCTCATGGCTTCTTATCCTCCGACTTGCCGCGCACGAGCGATTCCGGATGCCGCGACAGATAATCGGCCAGCGTGCGCAGCGAGGCCGCGGT
This genomic window contains:
- a CDS encoding phosphate acetyltransferase, with translation MEKHAKYQRLIAFSQTLPPLPTAVAHPCDLSSLNGAVEAAGMRLIAPLLVGPRARIEAIAAEHGIDISDFTIVDAPHSHAAAAMAVQLVREGKAEALMKGSLHTDELMAEVIRREGGLRTGRRVSHCFVMDVPAYENALIITDAAINIAPTLEEKVDILQNAIDLGHALKLDEVRVAILSATESVNPKIPSTVEAAALCKMVDRGQISGALVDGPLALDNAISIEAMRIKRIESRVAGRANVLMVPDLEAGNMLAKSLSFLAGADAAGIVLGARVPIILTSRADSLTTRLASCAVAALVAKARREAGKVLG
- a CDS encoding PqiC family protein, producing the protein MRYTACLILALVGALLGACKSPTTNFYTLSPDGSLTSTGASRPIAVVIGPITIPDVVDRPQIVTRIGNNEVELNEFERWAQPLNGGIGRAIAADLGALLNSQRISVFDAVHDPAVVWRVRIDVMRFESVPGRDVTVDVLWAVRPPGNGRAVTGRSVARENVSGPGFEPVIAAHDRALASVSRDIAAAVQASPAQ
- a CDS encoding DUF3141 domain-containing protein — encoded protein: MDAETLLSQSQHIASKITHVLQKRTQVAQRRLNERVAETLGADHDGAPSASAMPAPFDPLSAWQYMVDATQRSLLFWDTLYRRGNEFVERSVSGPTPVLHFDYDMVLDGRSFERPVNYALLQLRPLDGVSVDVRKRPYVIIDPRAGHGPGIGGFKDDSQAGVALRAGHPVYFVVFFRDPEPGQTLLDVCIAEQRFVRKVRALHPDSQKPAIIGNCQGGWAAMMLASSDPDETGPIVINGAPMSYWSAAWSEGEGDNPMRYAGGMLGGAWLASYAADLGNGKFDGAYLVQNFENLNPANTFWDKYYHLFSNIDTEPPRFLEFERWWGSYYLMNREEIEWITRNLFVGNKLWSGGVTNGSGQTFDLREIRSPIILFASMGDNITPPQQAFNWVADLYGSTEEIKSRGQVIVGLMHESIGHLGIFVSGKVAKKEHKQIVSVLETIETFPPGLYGMTISEATNAAGEIEYAVEFHERRLEEIAARLNRFGRIDEKPFEAVAAVSNLNQRMYELLAQPFVQAMSNETSARMLRQFHPLRWQRWAVSAMNPWLGWLPAAAQSVRDNRQRAGADNPWSKLEHNGSQMISASLDYYRAMRDAATEASFFSVYANLYATYLSKPSADSAPAQAGAIDPRELPFVRTALRAIGDGGYTEALARAAFLLSRRGASLPLARFELRKELAESYAAYLPDISPDHWRRIRGEQEIIVSCEPDEAIATLPKLLSHREDRERFVQLLDKLVSDERVLNSAPDAAQKEAYQRIRAVLGPRVSRKRDARLPDRTRA